A portion of the Kribbella jejuensis genome contains these proteins:
- a CDS encoding TetR/AcrR family transcriptional regulator produces MSSVIPTYHQRVAQEKRALIVTAATALFLELGYDRTSLARIAERSGVSRATLFKQFPSKAALFDAIVTESWSTADEEAPPPAGNLVAGLGAIGRRYAELLSRPQMTDLFRIVIAELPRFPELAHAQFSHGKLPYFESVRSYLLAEHEAGTVRVEDVDLAATQFLGMISNYVFWPTLLVPGWEVSAERVAQVVDEAVRTIAARYAATAPGAYAKK; encoded by the coding sequence ATGAGCAGTGTCATACCGACGTACCACCAACGCGTCGCCCAGGAAAAGCGCGCGCTGATCGTGACAGCCGCGACCGCGCTCTTCCTCGAGTTGGGCTACGACCGGACGTCGCTGGCGCGGATCGCAGAGCGCTCGGGTGTCTCGCGCGCCACCTTGTTCAAGCAATTTCCGAGCAAGGCCGCCCTGTTCGACGCCATCGTCACCGAGTCCTGGTCGACCGCCGACGAAGAGGCTCCGCCGCCCGCAGGCAACCTCGTTGCCGGGCTCGGCGCCATCGGTCGCCGCTACGCCGAGCTGTTGAGCCGGCCCCAGATGACCGACCTGTTCCGGATCGTCATCGCCGAACTGCCGCGGTTCCCCGAGTTGGCCCATGCGCAGTTCTCGCACGGGAAGCTGCCCTACTTCGAGTCGGTGCGCAGCTACCTCCTGGCTGAGCACGAGGCGGGAACGGTGCGAGTCGAGGACGTGGACCTCGCAGCGACCCAGTTCCTCGGCATGATCTCCAACTACGTTTTCTGGCCGACACTCCTGGTGCCGGGCTGGGAGGTGAGCGCCGAGCGCGTCGCTCAGGTAGTTGACGAGGCGGTCCGCACGATCGCCGCCCGGTACGCCGCGACTGCGCCAGGGGCGTACGCCAAGAAGTGA
- a CDS encoding glucose 1-dehydrogenase, with translation MNRFDNQTVLVTGGTGGQGSSHVRAFHAEGANVVIGDIDAQRGAALADELGPRAHFTRLDVTDENSWSAAVLVAERVFGALNVLVNNAGVQNPPAPIEKTDQATWSRILDINLTGTFLGIKVAAPALRRAAGGAIVNIASTMGLGGTAHYAPYVASKWAVRGLTRTAALELGRDHIRVNTIHPGVISTSFIHEPAAGTTAAIGDFYSPEPFAIPRLGEPIDVTRLLLFLTSSEASFITGSEYVIDGGLLLGPVLQPETA, from the coding sequence ATGAACCGCTTCGACAACCAGACCGTGCTCGTGACCGGTGGTACCGGCGGTCAGGGCTCGAGCCACGTACGCGCGTTTCACGCAGAGGGAGCGAACGTGGTGATCGGCGACATCGACGCGCAACGCGGCGCTGCTCTGGCCGACGAACTCGGGCCCCGTGCTCACTTCACCCGCCTCGACGTCACCGACGAGAACTCGTGGTCCGCCGCTGTGCTGGTCGCCGAGAGGGTCTTCGGCGCCCTCAACGTGCTCGTCAACAACGCGGGCGTACAGAATCCACCCGCGCCGATCGAAAAGACGGACCAGGCCACCTGGTCGCGCATCCTCGACATCAACCTCACCGGGACCTTCCTCGGCATCAAGGTCGCCGCTCCCGCTCTGCGCCGCGCGGCAGGGGGAGCCATCGTCAACATCGCATCGACCATGGGCCTGGGTGGCACGGCGCACTACGCGCCGTACGTCGCCAGCAAGTGGGCCGTGCGAGGTCTCACCCGAACGGCAGCACTTGAGCTCGGCCGCGACCACATCCGGGTGAACACCATCCATCCCGGCGTGATCTCGACCTCCTTCATCCACGAACCAGCAGCCGGCACCACCGCAGCAATCGGCGACTTCTACTCACCCGAGCCATTCGCCATCCCCCGGCTTGGGGAGCCGATCGACGTCACCCGGCTTCTCCTGTTCCTTACCTCGTCGGAGGCGTCGTTCATCACCGGGTCGGAGTACGTCATCGACGGTGGGCTCCTCCTCGGCCCCGTCCTACAGCCCGAGACCGCATGA
- a CDS encoding nitroreductase/quinone reductase family protein: MPDHVRRAIEITPAAGTSERIIDITTLGRRTGRPRRIEIFFYRAAGATYLCSGAGGAATDWHANLLANPNFTFHLKNGLRADLPARATPVTDPTERQAVLAEIVADLNQPHDPGTIRPTRLEDWAASRLMRISFRP, from the coding sequence TTGCCCGACCACGTCCGACGAGCCATCGAGATCACCCCCGCCGCAGGCACCAGCGAACGGATCATCGACATCACGACGCTGGGACGACGCACCGGCCGGCCACGCCGGATCGAAATCTTCTTCTACCGCGCTGCAGGCGCCACCTACCTGTGTAGCGGCGCCGGCGGTGCCGCGACCGACTGGCATGCGAACCTTCTCGCCAATCCCAACTTCACCTTCCACCTCAAGAACGGGCTCCGCGCCGACCTGCCCGCACGGGCCACGCCTGTCACCGACCCGACTGAACGTCAGGCCGTGCTGGCGGAGATCGTCGCAGATCTCAATCAGCCCCACGATCCCGGCACCATCCGCCCCACCCGCCTCGAAGACTGGGCCGCCAGCCGGCTGATGCGCATCAGCTTCCGGCCGTGA
- a CDS encoding DEAD/DEAH box helicase has protein sequence MSTPSEKYAVFRSDQEHPAVKEFRALYDFELDEFQLRACAALEDGHQVLVAAPTGSGKTLVGEFAVHLALERGQKCFYTTPIKALSNQKYGDLVSRYGADKVGLLTGDNSINSEAPIVVMTTEVLRNMLYAGSNTLLGLSYVVMDEVHYLADRARGAVWEEVLIHLPDSVSVVSLSATVSNAEEFGDWLETVRGNTVVVLEEKRPVPLFQHVMVGKRLHDLFAGEAPTARVGAPVSGQSGRSGNPAKASAVKADVRDLVNPQLVRIARDDSRIFRDDSRKPRRRRDLPKNRPAKTHFTPYRSDVVEELDAGALLPAIFFIFSRKGCEDAVVQCLRSGLRLTKPSERDEIKRVVAERTADLPDEDLGVLGYHDFAEALSRGIAAHHAGMLAAFKEVVEELFARGLIKVVFATETLALGINMPARTVVLEKLSKWNGEAHVDITPGEYTQLTGRAGRRGIDVEGHAVVLWQPGFDPRAVAGLASTRTYPLRSSFSPSYNMAVNLVRQVGRTRARDMLELSFAQFQSDQAVVGLARQVQRNTEALEGYKESIECHLGDFLEYAALRRRIGEREASGSKRRKLDRRVEAQESIEKLRVGDIIRIPAGRSAGWALVLDPGMRSEREGPRPTVLTLDRQVRKLSMVDFPTPVEAIGSLRIPRKFNPRNPQQRRELAQVLRNRTDLLGEDGPPSSRHRDVVAHADDPELQEMRAALRAHPCHGCSDREDHARWAERYFRLDRENREVQRKIEQRTNTIARQFDRVCQVLDALHYLDGDKTTEAGDRLARIYTELDLVAAECLRQGVFDDLTVPELAACLAALVYESRSKDEPTSPRLPRGDVRVALERMGSIWRDLSALERDMRVDFLRSMDLNFCWPAFRWASGASLAEVLYESDLAAGDFVRWVKQLIDLTEQIADAAGPTPLRTTARSVVDQIRRGVISYATVVD, from the coding sequence CATCCCGCTGTGAAGGAGTTCCGGGCGCTCTACGACTTCGAGCTGGACGAGTTCCAGTTGCGTGCGTGCGCCGCCCTCGAGGACGGGCATCAGGTGCTGGTCGCGGCGCCGACCGGCTCCGGGAAGACGCTGGTCGGCGAGTTCGCCGTGCACCTGGCGCTGGAGCGCGGGCAGAAGTGCTTCTACACCACCCCGATCAAGGCGCTGAGCAACCAGAAGTACGGCGACCTCGTCAGCCGGTACGGCGCCGACAAGGTCGGGCTGCTCACCGGCGACAACTCGATCAACTCCGAGGCCCCGATCGTGGTGATGACCACTGAGGTGCTGCGGAACATGCTGTACGCCGGTTCGAACACCCTGCTCGGCCTGTCGTACGTCGTGATGGACGAGGTGCACTACCTGGCCGACCGGGCCCGCGGTGCGGTCTGGGAAGAGGTGCTGATCCACCTGCCGGACTCGGTCTCGGTGGTCTCGCTGTCGGCGACCGTGAGTAACGCGGAAGAGTTCGGCGACTGGCTGGAGACCGTCCGCGGCAACACCGTCGTCGTCCTGGAGGAGAAGCGGCCGGTGCCGCTGTTCCAGCACGTGATGGTCGGGAAGCGGCTGCACGACCTGTTCGCCGGTGAGGCGCCGACCGCTCGGGTCGGCGCTCCTGTGTCGGGTCAGTCGGGCCGGTCCGGCAACCCGGCGAAGGCTTCGGCGGTGAAGGCCGACGTACGGGACCTGGTCAACCCGCAGCTCGTCCGGATCGCCCGCGACGACAGCCGGATCTTCCGCGACGACTCGCGCAAACCCCGGCGCCGGCGGGACCTGCCGAAGAACCGGCCGGCGAAGACGCACTTCACGCCGTACCGCTCCGATGTCGTCGAGGAGCTCGACGCGGGCGCGCTGCTGCCGGCGATCTTCTTCATCTTCTCCCGCAAGGGCTGCGAGGACGCGGTCGTGCAGTGCCTGCGGTCCGGGCTGCGACTGACGAAACCGTCGGAGCGCGACGAGATCAAGCGGGTGGTCGCCGAGCGTACGGCCGACCTCCCGGACGAGGACCTCGGCGTGCTCGGGTACCACGACTTCGCCGAGGCGCTGTCCCGCGGCATCGCGGCGCACCACGCGGGCATGCTCGCCGCGTTCAAGGAGGTTGTCGAGGAGCTGTTCGCGCGCGGGCTGATCAAGGTCGTGTTCGCCACCGAGACGCTTGCCCTGGGCATCAACATGCCGGCGCGTACCGTCGTACTCGAGAAGCTGTCCAAGTGGAACGGCGAGGCGCACGTCGACATCACGCCGGGGGAGTACACCCAGCTCACCGGGCGGGCCGGGCGGCGCGGCATCGACGTCGAGGGGCACGCGGTCGTGCTGTGGCAGCCCGGGTTCGACCCGCGCGCCGTGGCCGGGCTCGCGTCGACGCGTACGTATCCGCTGCGGTCGTCGTTCTCCCCGTCGTACAACATGGCCGTCAACCTGGTCCGCCAGGTCGGGCGGACGCGGGCGAGGGACATGCTCGAGCTGTCGTTCGCGCAGTTCCAGTCCGACCAGGCCGTCGTCGGGCTGGCGCGGCAGGTGCAGCGCAACACCGAGGCGCTCGAGGGGTACAAGGAGTCGATCGAGTGCCACCTCGGTGACTTCCTGGAGTACGCCGCGCTGCGCCGGCGGATCGGGGAGCGCGAGGCGTCCGGGTCGAAGCGCCGCAAACTCGACCGGCGGGTCGAGGCGCAGGAGTCGATCGAGAAGCTTCGGGTCGGTGACATCATCCGGATCCCGGCCGGGCGGAGCGCCGGCTGGGCGCTGGTGCTGGACCCGGGGATGCGATCGGAGCGGGAAGGGCCGCGGCCGACCGTGCTGACGCTGGACCGGCAGGTGCGGAAGCTGTCGATGGTCGACTTCCCGACACCCGTGGAGGCGATCGGGTCGTTGCGGATCCCGCGCAAGTTCAACCCGCGCAACCCGCAGCAGCGCCGCGAGCTCGCCCAGGTACTGCGCAACCGCACCGACCTGCTCGGCGAGGACGGTCCGCCGTCGTCGCGCCATCGGGACGTCGTTGCGCACGCCGACGATCCGGAGTTGCAGGAGATGCGCGCGGCGCTGCGTGCCCATCCGTGCCATGGGTGCTCGGACCGCGAGGACCACGCTCGCTGGGCGGAACGGTACTTCCGGCTCGACCGCGAGAACCGCGAAGTGCAGCGGAAGATCGAGCAGCGGACGAACACCATTGCGCGGCAGTTCGACCGGGTGTGTCAGGTGCTGGATGCGCTGCACTACTTGGACGGCGACAAGACGACCGAGGCGGGGGATCGGCTCGCGCGGATCTACACCGAACTCGACCTCGTCGCGGCTGAGTGCCTACGGCAAGGAGTTTTCGACGACCTGACGGTGCCGGAGTTGGCGGCCTGTTTGGCGGCGCTCGTCTACGAGTCGCGCTCGAAGGACGAGCCGACGTCGCCGCGGTTGCCGCGGGGCGACGTACGGGTCGCACTGGAACGGATGGGCTCGATCTGGCGCGATCTGTCCGCACTGGAACGCGACATGCGCGTCGACTTCCTGCGTTCGATGGACCTCAACTTCTGCTGGCCGGCGTTCCGCTGGGCGTCCGGCGCTTCGTTGGCCGAGGTCCTGTACGAGTCCGACCTGGCCGCGGGTGACTTCGTCCGCTGGGTCAAACAACTCATAGACCTCACCGAACAAATAGCCGACGCCGCCGGCCCCACCCCCCTACGCACCACCGCCCGCTCAGTAGTAGACCAAATCCGCCGAGGCGTAATCTCCTACGCCACCGTCGTCGACTAA